The following proteins are co-located in the Polystyrenella longa genome:
- a CDS encoding trans-sulfuration enzyme family protein, translated as MKFETRSVHVGVDKDSAYNSATTPIYPTSTFVWDNLTSNRGFDYTRSGNPTRSALEENITSLEGGYQCRATSTGMSAIVTALQLFKPGDHIIAGDDIYGGTYRLFSDVFTRMGLKFTFVKMRELARVEAAITPETKCIWIETPSNPLMNLVDIEAISALANKSDLITIADNTFMSPYLQRPFEMGVDVVVHSTTKYLNGHSDVVGGCVVSREKEIAEKVAYTVNAMGLGCSPFDAWLVLRGIKTLGPRMEAHQRAAQAVVEMLSGHANVEHVYYPGLESHPQHELAKKQQHGFGAMLSFDVKGGRPEAEKVFDRSELFLLAESLGGVESLMEYPETMSHASMTLDARREAGITEKTIRVSIGIEHPDDLVSDLKQALDF; from the coding sequence ATGAAATTCGAAACACGTTCTGTGCATGTCGGTGTTGATAAAGACTCGGCTTACAATTCAGCGACGACTCCGATCTATCCGACTTCGACATTTGTCTGGGATAACCTGACTTCGAATCGTGGGTTCGATTACACCCGCTCGGGTAATCCGACCCGGTCCGCCTTGGAAGAAAATATCACTTCGCTGGAAGGGGGATACCAATGTCGGGCAACCTCCACAGGAATGTCAGCGATTGTAACGGCTCTGCAACTTTTCAAACCGGGCGATCATATCATCGCTGGAGACGATATTTATGGCGGGACTTATCGTCTGTTCTCGGATGTATTCACGCGGATGGGACTGAAGTTCACCTTCGTTAAGATGCGTGAACTTGCCCGGGTTGAGGCGGCCATCACTCCCGAGACGAAGTGCATCTGGATTGAAACTCCAAGTAATCCACTCATGAATCTGGTCGATATCGAAGCGATCTCAGCATTGGCGAATAAGTCGGATTTGATCACGATCGCCGATAATACTTTCATGTCACCTTACCTGCAGCGTCCATTTGAAATGGGTGTGGATGTCGTGGTGCATTCGACAACGAAATACCTGAATGGACATTCTGATGTCGTAGGTGGGTGTGTCGTCAGCCGAGAGAAAGAGATCGCCGAGAAGGTCGCTTACACAGTTAATGCAATGGGGTTGGGATGCTCTCCCTTCGACGCCTGGTTAGTTCTTCGCGGCATTAAAACACTCGGACCGCGCATGGAAGCTCATCAGCGAGCGGCGCAGGCTGTCGTTGAAATGTTGAGCGGGCATGCGAACGTGGAGCACGTATATTATCCTGGTTTGGAAAGCCATCCACAGCATGAGTTAGCCAAAAAACAACAACATGGCTTCGGAGCAATGCTTAGCTTTGATGTTAAAGGAGGCCGTCCGGAAGCGGAGAAAGTCTTCGACCGCTCCGAACTCTTTCTCCTGGCGGAATCACTCGGAGGAGTCGAATCGTTAATGGAATATCCCGAGACGATGAGCCACGCCTCCATGACGTTGGACGCGCGGCGCGAAGCGGGAATTACAGAGAAAACGATTCGTGTTTCCATCGGAATCGAACACCCCGATGACTTGGTCTCCGACCTGAAACAGGCACTCGATTTCTAA
- a CDS encoding aminotransferase class III-fold pyridoxal phosphate-dependent enzyme — translation MSLPQQPGSITQALYLRAKQLIPGGTQLLSKRPEMFAPEMWPAYYQSCKGCTVVDLDGREYIDMSIMGIGACLLGYADPTVTEAVIDRVQRGSMCTLNAPEEVLLAEELVRLHPWADQVRYARTGGEAMTVAVRIARAATNRSHIAFCGYHGWHDWYLAANRQKEDSLQGHLLPGLHPNGVPEELAGTAIPFQYNQIEQLEAIIKKEGSKLAAVVMEPTRYAEPDPGYLEQVRELCHKNGSLLVMDEITAGWRLHLGGAHLKYGVDPDIAVFGKALGNGHPMAAIIGTRDAMQAAQETFISSTYWTEAVGPAAALATLKKMKETNLPEELEARGDQLRGHLAPLAAEFGIPLKMLGHPPITHFQYEHPQAAEIQTYITVRMLERGILAGAGFYASLAHTSENIHQYLEAYKEIFAELQEAVEKQTVDKLLKSPVKHGGFSRLN, via the coding sequence ATGTCTCTTCCCCAACAACCCGGATCAATCACACAGGCCCTGTATCTTCGGGCCAAACAACTTATTCCGGGTGGCACCCAACTGCTCAGCAAACGCCCCGAGATGTTCGCCCCGGAAATGTGGCCTGCGTATTACCAGAGCTGTAAGGGCTGCACTGTCGTTGACCTTGATGGACGGGAATACATCGATATGTCGATCATGGGAATTGGAGCCTGCCTGCTGGGATACGCCGATCCGACTGTGACAGAAGCCGTCATAGACCGAGTCCAACGAGGATCAATGTGTACGCTAAATGCCCCGGAAGAAGTTCTGCTTGCCGAAGAATTGGTCCGATTACACCCTTGGGCGGATCAGGTCCGCTATGCCCGGACAGGGGGCGAAGCAATGACCGTTGCCGTCCGCATCGCTAGAGCTGCTACGAATCGAAGCCACATCGCCTTCTGTGGATACCACGGTTGGCACGACTGGTACCTGGCAGCAAATCGTCAGAAAGAAGACTCCCTTCAAGGACATCTCCTCCCCGGGTTGCACCCCAATGGAGTTCCAGAAGAACTTGCCGGAACGGCGATCCCTTTCCAGTACAATCAAATCGAACAGTTGGAGGCGATTATCAAAAAAGAGGGTTCCAAACTGGCGGCCGTAGTCATGGAGCCCACGCGATATGCTGAGCCCGATCCCGGATACCTGGAGCAGGTACGGGAGCTATGTCATAAAAATGGTAGTTTACTCGTAATGGATGAAATCACAGCGGGATGGCGTCTTCACTTGGGGGGAGCCCATTTGAAATATGGTGTCGATCCCGATATCGCTGTCTTTGGCAAAGCGCTGGGGAATGGTCACCCGATGGCGGCCATTATTGGAACACGTGATGCCATGCAGGCGGCTCAAGAGACGTTCATCTCCAGCACTTATTGGACCGAAGCGGTCGGACCAGCCGCTGCTCTGGCGACACTGAAGAAGATGAAGGAAACAAATCTGCCTGAAGAACTGGAAGCGCGCGGTGATCAATTGCGAGGACATCTGGCTCCTCTGGCAGCAGAGTTCGGGATCCCGTTAAAAATGCTCGGTCATCCGCCCATCACACATTTCCAGTATGAGCATCCGCAAGCGGCCGAAATCCAGACATACATTACGGTCCGAATGTTGGAACGAGGCATTCTGGCTGGAGCTGGATTCTATGCGAGCCTGGCACACACTTCAGAAAACATCCATCAGTATCTCGAAGCGTACAAAGAGATCTTTGCAGAGCTACAAGAAGCCGTTGAAAAACAGACGGTCGACAAACTACTGAAAAGCCCAGTCAAACATGGCGGATTCAGCCGTTTGAATTGA
- a CDS encoding Ppx/GppA phosphatase family protein has product MTKSESATEIPVLDDHGATWRPVAVIDIGTSLIRMVIAEISSHGEIHRLEDLSRAVNLGKDSFTRRSIRKQTIEECVQVFKSFRSLMEQYQIKSADQIRAVATSAVREAINKLAFLDRIYIATGIEIQILDEAEVNRITYLGVQPRLAEEPSLKDANICLAEIGGGSTELLLINGKDVLYSNTFRLGSLRLREMLESAGSSASSSSRSLLKPHITQSIERMLDETSDFSGLQMVSLGGDMRFVAHQLNPEWDRETLACLSAKDLADFAEKILSMSEDKLVRKYHLTLNDAETLGIALMAYTELAKAFKVRTVYVSSLNMRDGLLLEMTSQGTWSSAFEDQVIRSAIDVGHKFNFDEKHSKHVANLSRLLFRELVNQHQLDPHYESLLYVAALLHEIGLFIGTRGYHKHSMYLIQHATVFGISEKNLELIAMIVRYHRRASPKPSHVGFASLNRDARVIISKLAAILRVAVALDQSYSQRIQSFTTKMTDNRFEINVRNVEDLSLEQIALKQNNLMFEEIYGVPVLLRRDTTST; this is encoded by the coding sequence ATGACCAAATCTGAATCTGCCACTGAAATACCCGTTCTGGATGATCATGGCGCCACTTGGAGGCCGGTGGCTGTCATTGACATCGGAACGTCGTTGATCCGAATGGTGATCGCCGAGATTTCCTCACACGGAGAAATCCATCGTCTGGAAGATCTCTCCCGAGCAGTCAATCTGGGAAAAGATTCCTTCACGCGTCGCTCAATTCGTAAACAGACGATTGAGGAATGCGTCCAGGTATTCAAGAGTTTTCGTTCTCTGATGGAACAATACCAGATCAAGAGTGCGGACCAAATCCGGGCCGTGGCGACGAGCGCCGTGCGCGAAGCGATCAACAAACTGGCGTTTCTGGACCGGATCTACATTGCCACCGGAATCGAGATTCAAATTCTCGACGAAGCGGAAGTGAATCGGATTACCTACCTCGGTGTGCAACCGCGTCTGGCCGAGGAACCATCATTGAAAGACGCGAATATCTGTCTCGCGGAAATCGGCGGCGGCAGTACAGAGCTATTACTGATTAACGGTAAAGATGTCCTGTATTCCAATACATTCCGGTTGGGGTCGCTGCGTCTAAGGGAAATGCTGGAGTCGGCAGGAAGTTCGGCTTCTTCCTCCTCTCGCAGTTTACTAAAGCCACATATCACGCAATCCATTGAACGCATGCTCGATGAAACAAGTGATTTCTCTGGACTGCAAATGGTTTCTCTAGGCGGGGACATGCGGTTTGTCGCCCACCAACTGAATCCTGAATGGGACCGTGAGACACTTGCTTGTCTGTCGGCAAAAGATCTTGCTGATTTTGCAGAGAAAATCCTCAGCATGTCAGAAGATAAACTCGTTCGTAAGTATCACCTGACATTGAACGATGCAGAAACGCTCGGAATCGCCTTGATGGCTTATACGGAGCTTGCAAAAGCATTCAAGGTGCGAACAGTTTATGTCAGCAGCTTGAATATGCGGGACGGTTTGCTGTTGGAAATGACGAGTCAGGGAACCTGGTCCTCTGCGTTTGAAGATCAAGTGATTCGGTCTGCGATTGATGTAGGTCACAAATTCAACTTCGATGAAAAACATTCCAAACATGTGGCCAATCTGAGTCGACTTCTCTTTCGAGAGTTGGTTAATCAACATCAATTAGATCCGCACTACGAAAGCCTGTTGTATGTAGCGGCTCTCCTGCATGAAATTGGCTTATTTATCGGGACGCGAGGTTATCACAAGCACTCGATGTATCTGATCCAGCATGCAACAGTCTTCGGAATTAGTGAGAAGAATCTGGAATTGATTGCGATGATAGTGCGTTACCATCGGCGGGCTTCGCCGAAGCCATCGCACGTGGGTTTTGCTTCGCTCAATCGAGATGCGCGCGTCATCATTTCCAAACTGGCAGCGATCCTCCGCGTGGCAGTGGCTCTCGATCAATCGTACAGCCAACGTATCCAGAGTTTCACAACAAAAATGACAGACAACCGATTCGAAATTAATGTACGGAATGTCGAGGATCTTTCCCTTGAACAGATCGCATTGAAGCAGAACAACTTGATGTTTGAAGAAATCTACGGTGTGCCAGTTTTGCTCAGACGTGATACGACATCGACTTAA
- a CDS encoding ROK family protein: protein MNIPQDQKTSPVEISPEPVPETNGSSTPEVVTEEIVETEEIVEPEELTEKSGKKSNGKIWIGFDLGGTKMLCKAYDAKFKEVAFRRRKTKSRKGEKSILDRIVDTIEDTLEEAGKTKSDIAGIGVGCPGILDLNTGTILNAPNLGWKKTPLKKILFEKFDCPVVIGNDVDLGVYGEYSEGAGKGANSVLGIFPGTGIGGGFIYQGQILRGTRSSCMEIGHVCVQADGRMCGCGRRGCLETVASRLSIAAQAAQAVYRGEAPVLRELAGTNLADIRSGAIAESIEKGDESIKEIVITAAEHIGRAIGNMVNLLAPEVVVLGGGLVEAMPTLIVDTAWNSSKNQCLKSSEDSYKVVAAKLGDDSTVLGAACWAKHTFSDNQKKG, encoded by the coding sequence ATGAATATACCCCAGGATCAAAAGACTTCCCCTGTGGAAATCTCCCCGGAGCCTGTCCCTGAGACGAATGGATCAAGTACGCCCGAAGTCGTTACTGAGGAGATTGTCGAAACTGAGGAGATTGTCGAACCTGAAGAACTAACGGAGAAGTCGGGCAAAAAATCTAATGGTAAAATCTGGATCGGTTTTGATCTGGGTGGAACCAAAATGCTCTGCAAAGCGTATGACGCCAAATTCAAAGAAGTCGCCTTTCGTCGTCGAAAGACGAAAAGTCGCAAAGGGGAAAAGTCGATCCTCGATCGAATTGTCGATACGATCGAAGATACTTTGGAAGAGGCTGGGAAAACGAAGTCAGATATTGCCGGGATCGGTGTGGGCTGTCCGGGAATTCTCGATCTCAATACAGGGACAATTCTGAATGCTCCCAACCTGGGGTGGAAGAAAACACCACTCAAGAAAATTCTGTTTGAAAAATTCGATTGCCCGGTTGTCATCGGAAATGATGTCGATCTCGGAGTATACGGTGAATACAGCGAAGGAGCCGGAAAAGGGGCAAACTCGGTGTTGGGCATTTTCCCTGGGACAGGAATCGGTGGTGGGTTTATTTACCAGGGCCAGATTCTTCGAGGGACTCGCAGTTCGTGTATGGAAATTGGGCATGTCTGCGTTCAAGCCGACGGAAGAATGTGTGGTTGCGGACGACGGGGTTGTCTGGAAACGGTTGCGAGTCGCCTTTCAATCGCCGCACAGGCCGCACAGGCGGTCTATCGGGGAGAAGCTCCCGTCTTGCGAGAATTGGCAGGCACCAATCTTGCCGATATTCGGAGCGGTGCTATCGCAGAATCGATCGAAAAGGGGGATGAATCGATCAAGGAGATTGTGATCACGGCGGCAGAACATATTGGTCGAGCGATCGGCAATATGGTCAATCTACTGGCACCGGAGGTCGTCGTTCTAGGTGGAGGGCTCGTGGAAGCGATGCCTACGTTGATTGTGGACACAGCTTGGAATAGCTCAAAAAACCAATGTTTGAAGTCGTCGGAAGACTCATACAAAGTTGTGGCCGCAAAGTTAGGTGATGATTCCACCGTTCTGGGAGCGGCATGTTGGGCCAAACATACTTTCAGCGATAATCAGAAGAAAGGCTAA
- a CDS encoding neutral/alkaline non-lysosomal ceramidase N-terminal domain-containing protein, which yields MTLLIRVLLLIAYGLFFLSTGTSALVAATLTAGVARIDITPPLEMQCPLGGYGERMNKPAEGIHDRIWAKAIVLTDGTQKFAIITADLLGFPFPFKEELVREVKSHGWESNQMMLLASHSHASIEMNAFHPGNTFGISQIGIYNPQVHQFTLANFKKLLLAADRQLQEAPVKVRIGTSRIQLEGWNNNRRKQGFTDNDLTLTRIDTATGKPMAVLVNFTAHPTFMSSRQMWFSAGWPGHLQRTLETLIGDEVTVMYYNGAEGDQSPRSRPHSGESRWEKAERYGVELAAVSHELWMATGTESNVEFRQHTVEFDLPPANWHPDFMQTGGKEYGLSTSLLQQMIPKLFAERSHCTTVQIGQLSITGIPGEMAAGMGAEIKRVAGEKLSVESPTIGGLADAWISYILTEEAWETGGYEASVSFYGPQLGPVVKQAALESFPLTGP from the coding sequence ATGACCCTGCTGATTCGTGTCCTGCTTCTCATAGCGTATGGCTTGTTCTTCCTGTCGACTGGTACCTCCGCGCTTGTTGCCGCGACTTTAACAGCGGGAGTAGCCCGGATCGATATTACGCCGCCACTGGAAATGCAATGTCCTCTCGGAGGATATGGCGAACGGATGAATAAGCCAGCCGAAGGCATCCACGATCGAATCTGGGCCAAGGCCATTGTCCTTACGGACGGAACCCAGAAGTTTGCAATCATCACGGCAGACCTGTTGGGGTTCCCATTTCCGTTTAAGGAAGAGCTGGTCCGCGAAGTGAAGTCGCACGGGTGGGAATCGAATCAGATGATGCTGCTAGCGAGCCATTCTCATGCCAGTATAGAAATGAACGCATTTCATCCCGGGAACACGTTTGGAATTTCTCAGATCGGGATCTATAACCCGCAGGTTCATCAATTCACGCTTGCCAATTTCAAAAAGCTCTTGCTGGCTGCCGATCGTCAATTACAGGAGGCTCCCGTGAAGGTGCGAATCGGGACGAGTAGGATTCAGTTGGAAGGGTGGAATAACAACCGCCGCAAACAGGGATTCACCGACAACGATTTGACTTTGACCCGCATTGATACGGCAACAGGGAAACCAATGGCTGTGCTTGTGAACTTCACCGCTCATCCGACTTTCATGTCGTCCAGGCAGATGTGGTTCTCGGCAGGGTGGCCAGGGCACCTGCAACGAACATTGGAGACACTCATTGGCGACGAGGTGACGGTAATGTATTACAACGGAGCCGAAGGAGATCAGTCACCGCGTTCCCGCCCCCATTCGGGGGAAAGCCGTTGGGAAAAAGCCGAACGCTACGGTGTTGAATTGGCTGCTGTTAGCCATGAACTGTGGATGGCTACGGGCACAGAATCGAATGTCGAGTTTCGGCAGCACACCGTCGAGTTTGACTTGCCTCCTGCAAACTGGCACCCCGATTTCATGCAGACTGGTGGTAAGGAATATGGGCTGAGTACCTCGCTGCTTCAGCAGATGATTCCTAAACTGTTCGCCGAACGGTCTCATTGTACGACGGTTCAAATCGGTCAACTCTCGATTACCGGTATCCCGGGAGAGATGGCGGCTGGCATGGGGGCAGAAATCAAACGAGTTGCGGGGGAGAAACTGTCCGTCGAATCGCCTACAATTGGGGGGCTGGCCGACGCTTGGATTAGCTATATTCTGACGGAAGAAGCTTGGGAAACAGGTGGCTACGAAGCCAGCGTCAGTTTTTATGGCCCTCAATTAGGCCCGGTTGTTAAACAAGCTGCCCTTGAATCATTCCCCCTAACGGGGCCATAA